A stretch of DNA from Nonlabens ponticola:
GTATATGGTATGAGACATCTGGCGATATAGGTAGTACTTATACTATTGATGAGGTACGTGAAGGTTTCATGGCAAATCCAGATTTATTAATCCGTACCACGCAGATTGTGGTCAATGAAGAAACGGGAGCGTCTGAGAAACTCATACTTTCTCGTGACGAGTCCATGTTCAAGCTTCAAAAGCAAGCAGTAAGCGTGGTGGAAGGTGCTAATCTAGAAGAGAATGAATATGGCGCGCCACTATTTGCAGATTTCTTTTTCTTCATCACTGGATTTCACGGTTTCCACGTATTCTCTGGAGTTGTATTTAACTTGATTATTTTCTTCAATGTTTTATTAGGCACTTATGAGCGCCGTGGACATTATGAGATGGTAGAGAAAGTGGGATTGTACTGGCACTTTGTCGATCTAGTTTGGGTATTTGTATTTACCTTCTTCTACCTAGTTTAATTTTTTAAGATATCACGATGGCAGATCACGCATCACATACAGAACATAAGCTAGAAATCTTTAGAGGTCTAGTGAAATTTAAATCAAACATCCAGAAAATTTGGGGTGTTTTGATATTCCTATCTATAGTTACCATCATTGAGGTAGCTTTAGGTTATATCAAACCAGACTTCTTGAATGCAGAGTTTCTGGCGCTTAAATATCTTAACTGGATATTCATCATTCTGACATTGGTAAAGGCTTATTATATCACTTGGGATTTCATGCACATGCGTGATGAGGTAAGTGGTCTGCGCAAAGCAGTAGTATGGACAGCGGTATTCCTGATCATCTATCTTATTGCCATCCTACTTGTAGAAGGTGAATATATCTATCAAGTTTACAAGAATGCAGCTGTAAGTTTTGACTTCTAGAAGCCACTAATACACTAACATTACAGGACGGATTTTCCGTCCTTTTTTATACCATCGATGTCAGCAAGTAACGATCCTAATAGCATCAAAAAGGTCAACCCGATTGCCAAGTATTTTGTGCTCATTGTATTGTTTGCCTTACCGCTGGTCGCTTATCTATTTTTTCTACAAGGCAAGCATCATTTTGATACATTACCAGTTGTAAACGATCAAGTTGCGGAGCTTAATGACTTCAAGACCATCGAGGGTAATGCAGTACAGCTAGCAGATAGCGTTACCATCATTACCTTTTTAGGAAATAAGCCTTATGAGCGACTGGGCTACGTTTCAAATCTTAATGAGAAAATCTATAAAGAATTTCACGAGTTTGACACATTCCAGATGATCTCTATCGTACCGCAAAGTGGGCTAGAAGACATTGCCGAGATTAAATATCAAATGGCAACTAATACCGATGTTGAAGACTGGCACTTTATCACAGCGACTGATGAGCAGATTAATAATTTCGTCAACTCACTAGAAGTACAGAAAGAATTGAATACTGATTTATCATCAGATTTTGCCTATGTGATCGATAAAAATGCAGCACAACGTGGCAGACCTAAAGATGATGAGGAAGACGCCGTCTATGGTTATGATACCAGCTCCATCAATGATTTACAAAAGGTCATGATTGACGATGTGCGCGTTTTGTTAGCCGAATATAGATTTGCCTTCAAAGAAAATCGGGACAATAAATTAAAGGACGATGAGTAAAAAAAGCGATACGCCTTATTATGTAGGATTGGGAATTGTCATATTGATATTTGGATACTTTGCAGTGACTAACGTGATCGATTACATAGAGAAAGACAAAGTAGTGGATAGTAATCGTAGCGTCGATAGAGATCCAGTCGCAGATAAATTTCTCGTCAAATTCAACAAGGTTCCAGACTTTGAATTTATAAACCAAAATGGTGATACCGTCACGAATGAAACGCTTTTAGGTAAGGTCTATATCGTGGATTTTTTCTTCACCACTTGTCCTACTATCTGTACGCCCATGAGTCGCAATCTCTCGCAGGTTACCGATAAGCTTTCTAAATATGATGACTACAGGTCTGTATCCATAACTATCGATCCACAAAATGATACGCCAGCCGTGCTTAAAGAATATGCTGATAGGTATCAGGCAAATGACACTACTTGGTATTTTTTGACAGGTGATAAAGCGGCCACCTATGAGCTGGTCCAGAAAGGTTTCAATTCTTATGTTGGTGAAAGCGATGACCCAGCTATACGATTTGAGCACAGTGGTAATTTTGCACTGGTAGATCGCGATGGATACATAAGATCACGCAAGGATGCTCAGGGAAATCCTATTTATGTTTATAGCGGTATTACAGAGCAATACAGCGAGGCTCAATTAGAAGAAATCATGGATGATGCAGAAACACTTTTAAATAAATAAGATGCTAGAAAAACGTGGCCCAGCGATCATCATCGCTATTTCTATCATAGTCCCAATCGTCGTGGTAATCCTCATGTTTTTGCCAGAGCGATATAATTTTCTAGGTATTGAAAGTGGCATGTTTCCCTTGTTTCATGCGATACTCAACGCCATGACTGGTTTACTGCTCATCACAGGTTTTAGTT
This window harbors:
- a CDS encoding membrane or secreted protein; translated protein: MSASNDPNSIKKVNPIAKYFVLIVLFALPLVAYLFFLQGKHHFDTLPVVNDQVAELNDFKTIEGNAVQLADSVTIITFLGNKPYERLGYVSNLNEKIYKEFHEFDTFQMISIVPQSGLEDIAEIKYQMATNTDVEDWHFITATDEQINNFVNSLEVQKELNTDLSSDFAYVIDKNAAQRGRPKDDEEDAVYGYDTSSINDLQKVMIDDVRVLLAEYRFAFKENRDNKLKDDE
- a CDS encoding cytochrome C oxidase subunit IV family protein — its product is MADHASHTEHKLEIFRGLVKFKSNIQKIWGVLIFLSIVTIIEVALGYIKPDFLNAEFLALKYLNWIFIILTLVKAYYITWDFMHMRDEVSGLRKAVVWTAVFLIIYLIAILLVEGEYIYQVYKNAAVSFDF
- a CDS encoding SCO family protein, with the translated sequence MSKKSDTPYYVGLGIVILIFGYFAVTNVIDYIEKDKVVDSNRSVDRDPVADKFLVKFNKVPDFEFINQNGDTVTNETLLGKVYIVDFFFTTCPTICTPMSRNLSQVTDKLSKYDDYRSVSITIDPQNDTPAVLKEYADRYQANDTTWYFLTGDKAATYELVQKGFNSYVGESDDPAIRFEHSGNFALVDRDGYIRSRKDAQGNPIYVYSGITEQYSEAQLEEIMDDAETLLNK